AGTACGCCGGGACCGAGCACATCGCGACGTACATCATCGAGCGGAACATCAACTACACGAACGTGTGCGTCACGGCGTGCAAGTTCTGCGCCTTCTACGCGGCCCCCAAGGACGCGGCCAAGGGCTGGACCCGCGACCTCGACGACATCCTGCGCCGCTGCGCCGAGACCGTCGAGCTCGGCGGCACGCAGATCATGTTCCAGGGCGGGCACCACCCGGACTACGGCGTCGAGTACTACGAGAAGCACTTCGCCGCGATCAAGGCCGCCTACCCCCAGCTGGTCATCCACTCCCTCGGCGCGTCCGAGGTCGAGCACATGGCCCGGATCTCCAAGGTGAGCGTGGAGGAGGCCATCCAGCGGATCCACACCGCCGGCCTCGACTCCTTCGCGGGCGCGGGGGCCGAGTTGCTCCCCGCCCGGCCCCGCAAGGCGATCGCTCCGCTCAAGGAGTCGGGCGAGCGCTGGCTGGAGATCATGGAGACCGCGCACGGGCTGGGCGTCGAGTCGACGTCCACCATGCTCATGGGCACCGGCGAGACCAACGCCGAACGCATCGAGCACCTGCGGATGATCCGTGACGTGCAGGACCGGACGGGCGGCTTCCGGGCCTTCATTCCGTACACCTACCAGCCCGAGAACAACCACCTCAAGGGCCGCACCCAGGCGACGCTCTTCGAGTACCTGCGGATGATCGCCATCGCCCGCCTGTTCCTCGACAACGTCCAGCACATCCAGGGCTCTTGGCTCACGACCGGCAAGGAGGTCGGCCAACTGTCCCTGCATTACGGCGCGGACGACCTCGGCTCGATCATGCTGGAGGAGAACGTCGTCTCCTCGGCCGGCGCCAAGCACCGCTCCAACCGCCTGGAGATCATCGACCTGATCCGCAAGGCGGGCCGCGTCCCGGCCCAGCGGACGACGACGTACGAGCACATCGTGGTCCACGACGACCCGGCGAACGACCCCGTCGACGAGCGGGTCATGTCCCACATCTCGTCCACGGCGATCCAAGGCGGCACCGCCCACCCCGAGTTGAAGCTGCTCGCTTCCAACTGACCTCCCTGTGCTGACCATTCATGCGGCCGACGAGGTCCGGTACACCTGGGACGGCACGGAGCGGGTCGAGGACGGCGCCGTCGCCGTCGAGGGGGGCCGGGTCGCCGCCGTGGGGCCGTTGGCCGAACTGGTCGAGCGGTTTCCGGCCGCGCGCGTCCGACGCTGGCCCGGCGTGCTCGGGCCCGCTCGCATCCACGAGGGGCCGCTGCCCGATGCCCCGAGCCCGCGCGAGCGGATCCACGCCGTACTGAAGCTCGGTGCGGTGGCGGTCGTCGAGGCGTACGCCGACTCCCCCGAACTCCGGGCGGCCGCCGCGCGCAACGACGTACTCGTCCTTGCAGACCCGCAGCCGCACCCGCAGCGGCAGCCGCACCCGCAGCCGCCCGCGATCCGGGAGACCGGCCGCGCCGATCTCGCCGTCTTCGACGAGACCGGCGCGT
This window of the Streptomyces sp. NBC_01275 genome carries:
- the mqnC gene encoding cyclic dehypoxanthinyl futalosine synthase, with the translated sequence MTEKADLQSVLDRAAEGGRITPEEALDLYRDAPLHALGAAADAVRRRKYAGTEHIATYIIERNINYTNVCVTACKFCAFYAAPKDAAKGWTRDLDDILRRCAETVELGGTQIMFQGGHHPDYGVEYYEKHFAAIKAAYPQLVIHSLGASEVEHMARISKVSVEEAIQRIHTAGLDSFAGAGAELLPARPRKAIAPLKESGERWLEIMETAHGLGVESTSTMLMGTGETNAERIEHLRMIRDVQDRTGGFRAFIPYTYQPENNHLKGRTQATLFEYLRMIAIARLFLDNVQHIQGSWLTTGKEVGQLSLHYGADDLGSIMLEENVVSSAGAKHRSNRLEIIDLIRKAGRVPAQRTTTYEHIVVHDDPANDPVDERVMSHISSTAIQGGTAHPELKLLASN